A window of Pseudophryne corroboree isolate aPseCor3 chromosome 1, aPseCor3.hap2, whole genome shotgun sequence genomic DNA:
GCCCGATGTCCAGTCCTCCCACATCTAAAGCATCCTCGTCCAtagttactgttccagttactgTTCCCTCGACCTAATCCTCTCACTGGAGTGTTATCGCTAGACCTTGGCGGGGAAACATCAGTACAGGCGTTTTGTGCTGCGATAAattgttcttttttttattttgttcatcCATCATCTTCAGTATCTTATCTTCAAAGGTGCTACTTTCAACTACCGGCTGAACCACTTTGACTTTTTTCACAActttctctctcatatctatcaatACCTCATCCAGCTTTATTTCTTTCAATAAATCATTAAAGGTGGGAGGAGGCTCTCTTGCCCCTGAACATCTCAATTTCTGGGCAACCAGATCCATAGTGGAAGCGCCTCGCAGTAATTGTTTCATCAGGTTTTTATCAACGTCTTCCTTAGCTATACCTCCCTTATCTACTATCTTATATAGCAGTTTATCTAATCTGATTAGAAATGTGCTTAACTTTTCTccggattcttgaagggtatgatgTAACCTAGAAGTAAGCTCTCCTACATCTTCAAGCGTTCCGTAAGCATAGTCTAATGATTCAAAGTAGGTCTCCAAGTTAGCATTGGGATTACTGCGCCTGGCTGCCTGAATGATCCCCATAGCTGGCCCTCTCAGGCTTTCTACTACTCTTTGTCTTTTAGTGCGGTCTGGACACTGCCATTCTTCGGTTTGTTGCACCGCGGCTTCTTTCCAAGCCTCATACGTCTCCTCTCCCAATGGTACGGGAGTGATTCCAGAGAATATCCGTAACCGTCGGTAACTCCCTTCGTAATGCCACCTCTCTAGTTGGGTGACCACTCTGTCCATGACAGCTTCAAATTGATTGCTGCTTGCATTGGCACTGATGTTGTGAGTATCCATATCTCCTCCTTCACCACTCTCTTCGCCCCTATTGGGGTTGCAGGGAGGAGAAACTGTTATAGGTGCACTAATCATTTCTTTACCCTGGATATTGGGCCACATAATACTCCACCTCCTTCCAATCTCTTTGTTTGCCACTACCACTAAAGGTATCACTTCAACATCCAGTTCTCTGTCCGTCTCTATTAATACCGCTGCTATCCTCCCTAGTGCTCCTATCCACTTGTCTACTATCCGGGGTTTAATTATACCATACAATCTTGCCAATTTTTCTATTATCTCTTCATCGGAGAATTCGGTAAAATCTCCTCCTACACTCAAGCATTTCTTGGGATCTTTCCCTTTCCTACAGCACCAAGCGCTTATATCATCTCCAGTAAATCTCTCCATTGTTATTTCCCGAGTAGTGAGATCTctcaggatctcagcagtgcctccaaatgtaacccttctTTCAGACGGATTGTTGGATTCGATCACCTAAAATGTCAAAGGGTAATTATACtacagctgtgc
This region includes:
- the LOC134951768 gene encoding paraneoplastic antigen Ma1-like, which gives rise to MERFTGDDISAWCCRKGKDPKKCLSVGGDFTEFSDEEIIEKLARLYGIIKPRIVDKWIGALGRIAAVLIETDRELDVEVIPLVVVANKEIGRRWSIMWPNIQGKEMISAPITVSPPCNPNRGEESGEGGDMDTHNISANASSNQFEAVMDRVVTQLERWHYEGSYRRLRIFSGITPVPLGEETYEAWKEAAVQQTEEWQCPDRTKRQRVVESLRGPAMGIIQAARRSNPNANLETYFESLDYAYGTLEDVGELTSRLHHTLQESGEKLSTFLIRLDKLLYKIVDKGGIAKEDVDKNLMKQLLRGASTMDLVAQKLRCSGAREPPPTFNDLLKEIKLDEVLIDMREKVVKKVKVVQPVVESSTFEDKILKMMDEQNKKKNNLSQHKTPVLMFPRQGLAITLQ